A genomic window from Sulfurospirillum tamanense includes:
- the mog gene encoding molybdopterin adenylyltransferase, with product MKATIGILTLSDRASAGVYEDISGKAIMETLAEYLTSEWEHEYDVIPDDQAGIEAKLIEMVDVKGCCLVVTTGGTGPAKRDVTPEATEAVCQKMMPGFGELMRQTSLQYVPTAILSRQTAGIRGSALIINLPGKPKSIRECLDAVFPAVPYCIDLLEGPYLECDEKIIKVFRPKQ from the coding sequence ATGAAAGCAACAATCGGTATTTTAACCCTCTCTGACCGCGCGAGTGCGGGGGTGTATGAGGATATTTCAGGCAAGGCCATCATGGAAACATTGGCGGAGTATTTGACGAGCGAATGGGAGCACGAGTACGATGTCATCCCCGATGACCAAGCGGGCATTGAAGCCAAGCTTATTGAGATGGTCGATGTCAAAGGGTGTTGTCTGGTGGTCACCACAGGGGGCACAGGCCCAGCCAAGCGCGACGTGACGCCCGAAGCCACCGAAGCCGTGTGTCAAAAGATGATGCCAGGCTTTGGCGAACTCATGCGTCAAACCAGCCTTCAGTACGTGCCTACGGCGATTCTCTCTCGTCAGACCGCGGGGATTCGCGGTAGCGCGCTCATCATCAACCTTCCTGGCAAACCCAAATCCATCCGTGAGTGCCTCGACGCGGTTTTTCCCGCCGTGCCTTACTGCATCGACCTTCTTGAAGGGCCGTATTTGGAGTGCGATGAGAAGATTATCAAGGTCTTTCGCCCTAAGCAGTAG